One genomic window of Mercenaria mercenaria strain notata chromosome 2, MADL_Memer_1, whole genome shotgun sequence includes the following:
- the LOC128546012 gene encoding beta-1,3-galactosyltransferase 5-like produces MYSNLIFLLLATKTMAVSLVYIEESNEVKYEAEDYNDKEFIETFWQGSLSDLQNPLINHQRYSYVINNENICKKDVFVLALVKSKPERYLERKAIRNTWSSVKSHNGANIVTIFIMGKPQITSMNSNLEKELKRENTEFGDIIQGSFTEHIKNQTYKSIMGLSWAKTFCDNAHFILSTNDDTMVDPFHLIDFLQKQQRIKTDNFLYCSTFFDNGPVRTPGDKSFVTMNEYPFEKYPPHCEDFSFIISNDVLSKLLGATKSVLHFWVDNVYVTGMLAAKAEVNHTDMTEDHGYNLMQSEHLRKDIDNSMFLLAKYRSLRKNWDIAWKIIQDLHNK; encoded by the coding sequence ATGTACAGCAACCTTATATTCCTTCTGTTAGCAACAAAGACAATGGCAGTATCGCTTGTTTACATTGAAGAATCGAATGAAGTTAAATATGAAGCCGAGGACTATAACGACAAAgaatttatagaaacattttggCAAGGAAGTCTTTCTGACCTGCAAAATCCACTGATTAACCACCAGAGATATTCATACGTTattaacaatgaaaatatttgtaaaaaagatgtttttgttCTAGCATTAGTAAAAAGCAAACCTGAAAGGTATCTGGAACGAAAAGCTATTAGAAACACGTGGTCGTCTGTGAAAAGTCACAATGGTGCAAATATTGTTACAATATTTATTATGGGCAAACCTCAGATTACAAGTATGAACTCTAACTTGGAGAAAGAGCTCAAGAGGGAGAATACCGAATTCGGGGACATCATACAGGGAAGTTTCACTGAACACATAAAAAATCAAACGTATAAAAGTATCATGGGCTTGTCATGGGCAAAGACATTTTGTGATAACGCACACTTCATACTTAGCACCAACGACGATACGATGGTAGATCCATTCCACCTGATTGACTTTCTTCAGAAACAACAGCGAATCAAAACTGACAACTTTTTATATTGCTCAACATTCTTTGACAATGGTCCAGTAAGAACACCAGGAGACAAATCATTCGTCACAATGAACGAATATCCCTTTGAAAAATATCCACCACATTGCGAAGACTTTTCTTTCATTATATCCAATGACGTCTTGTCAAAGCTTCTTGGTGCAACAAAATCTGTATTACATTTCTGGGTTGATAATGTCTATGTCACTGGAATGCTTGCAGCTAAAGCGGAAGTAAATCACACGGACATGACAGAAGATCACGGATACAATCTAATGCAGTCCGAACATTTGAGAAAAGACATAGACAATTCAATGTTCCTGTTGGCAAAATATAGAAGTTTGAGAAAGAACTGGGACATTGCATGGAAAATTATTCAAGATCTTCATAACAAGTAG
- the LOC123564445 gene encoding sterile alpha motif domain-containing protein 9-like produces the protein MGRKKKSKRKIKELTGREREQKNRNECEDSSNDTSFPSRNRSDARMEPVEQCASYISESKCREKRDCMFTLGPQGDEEATIQSVVSSPSSDRLSTSTSSSSIFINQNIKCKNIMVGSQNSMTDMSRPTDDDSSDEEETYSPSGARHSTGPCSESKVITYAHACTGQHISADTVNININPPESEKETSTQKQSGLFLESVQNFNRGHYILVLNRLQTSMIQNLDALLLVQWSVVFDLDPESRSSGMLSFAEHSVSRQRSLHVISWQDKDKCNFNENSLYWIGMKGYSERPGTRTDADFRKWKKQVKGSFTQILEQLRKFGESCTEFTVVSLWPKHYTEAQHMQYILEEVGETLAPKIVLVDESLSKKVEADTVLKSTLLYHEDDITRVEMCLQDVCRAIRIVCKPVVTESSSKFQLPTSDLTSDTDITDENARWLREDLDVLYINNKTGVEYTQDALETQEDTFFKGGTLPWPWWYHVGPGHVDVERDITKNMIDFIVQQHVDTYRPGCVTLLHNPGSGGTTLSQRIVWSLREKVPCAQVKHRHGLTITDLKEKVKFLSDKTRLPILLLVIGEDEQMVDSIQRVLRDKCTVIIFYVKRSRERIEKDEIDREKSRCKLKSSVSLKEARQLGLLYKKQCTTESKKEKIKELVHRVENGEKHTMFEFGLTVHSYKYTGIEPYVRDYLLLSETLQPWQKALAYLSLVYYYGQASVPCKFLAGFLGPEDADKILKFEEFPYEMQEFMVKDVQERKTNMVRITHYYVAKEILDQVLTFSAKIQRSPFPQICLESKRRLGNFAVNFIKEAGDLVKEEQSPTIVHIMTRTFILRDNKAAGENETQTSHSRRPKFSPILDDVCNRPPYTERFDILKQLTKSFSSAAQFRAHLGRLYTICRPEETDNAEECFKGALDTIFKEYESSDDLPHYIKLDLMHIYHMYGNMMLTRVGAYTGKYLGDRPKKKTPAEDFESAAYKLLPSVKQACSLFEKCRDVTPIGLEESFGYIGEIQVRLMFCSFIHYKSTDGVHRYSHNRQTEVANFIKDCYITLDELFLLCFSNTEPDKMDDDSIFNCQKWYNALFKKIPGKIVHKREESVASRRLQIAKIKMKYCTQNAYGILEQVTDASDIDTIVNEYEKNFTDYENDAPQHNVSIRIIDLDHREWLFAIRHPRFREMYSIERVLQRVEIWHDKVKSPHSRFYLFVLKSLLGFGSSKTPGDPAILTAAQQLKEDVLRQSKYVTKPRYPREWLGIDIESIRRLAPGRRFFGKIEGREVHIHGIELGKLETQKGTICAPNNKPAVGFIDLDLGSDNRVEVKVFFVPARSAGNLKGTAYNNKRVEFVLGFSLSHGYEAFNVKLLGYEACPKCIQTVEKRSCDTSVRCPRCKIEFKCKSSPASLSAAHRNGERSGLR, from the exons ATGGGCAGAAAAAAGAAGTCGAAGAGGAAGATTAAGGAATTGACAG GTCGGGAAAGAGAACAAAAGAACAGAAATGAATGTGAGGACAGCAGTAATGACACATCATTTCCATCAAGGAATAGATCGGATGCTAGAATGGAACCAGTGGAACAGTGTGCCAGTTACATATCCGAGAGTAAATGCAGGGAAAAAAGAGATTGCATGTTTACACTAGGACCACAAGGTGACGAAGAAGCAACAATCCAGTCAGTCGTTAGTTCACCTTCATCAGACAGACTTTCAACAA GTACAAGTTCTTCAAGTATCTTTATTAACCAGAacattaaatgtaaaaacattatGGTTGGCAGTCAAAACAGTATGACAGATATGAGCAGGCCTACAGATGATGATAGTTCTGATGAAGAAG AGACTTACTCCCCTTCTGGAGCACGACATTCTACAGGACCTTGCTCTGAAAGTAAAGTGATAACGTATGCACACGCATGTACAGGCCAGCATATAAGTGCAGACACAGTCAACATTAATATCAATCCTCCTGAGTCAGAAAAAGAAACATCTACACAAAAGCaatctggtttgtttttagaatcCGTTCAGAATTTTAATCGAGGACACTATATACTAGTTTTAAACAGATTACAAACCTCAATGATTCAAAACTTAGATGCATTATTATTAGTTCAATGGTCAGTTGTGTTTGATTTAGATCCTGAGAGTAGGTCATCAGGGATGCTATCGTTTGCTGAACATTCTGTTTCAAGACAACGATCGTTGCACGTGATAAGTTGGCAAGATAAGGATAAATGCAATTTCAACGAGAACAGTCTTTATTGGATAGGAATGAAAGGTTACTCTGAAAGGCCCGGGACGAGGACAGATGCAGATTTCCGAAAATGGAAGAAACAGGTAAAAGGAAGTTTCACACAGATCCTAGAACAACTGCGGAAATTTGGAGAAAGCTGTACAGAATTTACGGTCGTCTCACTATGGCCAAAACATTACACAGAAGCACAGCATATGCAGTATATCTTAGAGGAAGTTGGTGAGACGTTAGCACCGAAGATTGTTTTAGTTGACGAAAGCTTATCAAAGAAGGTTGAAGCAGATACCGTTTTGAAGAGCACCCTTCTTTATCACGAAGACGACATAACACGAGTTGAAATGTGTCTTCAGGATGTGTGTCGAGCAATAAGAATAGTATGCAAGCCAGTAGTAacagaaagttcatcaaaattccAACTTCCCACAAGTGACTTAACAAGTGATACTGATATCACAGATGAAAATGCCCGGTGGCTAAGAGAAGATCTTGACGTTTTATATATCAACAACAAAACAGGAGTAGAATATACTCAAGATGCCCTTGAGACACAAGAAGATACTTTTTTCAAGGGAGGAACACTTCCATGGCCATGGTGGTACCATGTTGGACCTGGTCATGTAGATGTAGAGCGAGATATTACGAAGAATATGATAGATTTTATAGTACAACAGCATGTCGACACATATCGACCAGGATGTGTAACACTATTACATAATCCTGGGTCAGGGGGAACAACTCTGTCGCAAAGAATCGTATGGAGCTTAAGAGAAAAAGTTCCATGCGCACAGGTCAAGCACAGACATGGTTTAACTATCACAGACTTAAAAGAAAAGGTAAAGTTTTTGAGCGATAAAACTCGTCTACCGATTCTTCTACTTGTCATCGGCGAAGACGAACAAATGGTCGACTCCATTCAACGGGTTTTGAGAGACAAGTGCACAGTTATAATTTTCTATGTGAAGCGCAGTCGGGAAAGAATAGAAAAAGATGAAATAGACAGAGAGAAAAGCAGATGCAAGCTGAAATCTTCCGTGTCTTTAAAAGAAGCAAGGCAACTAGGTCTTTTGTACAAAAAGCAATGCACGACAGAAAGCAAAAAGGAAAAGATCAAGGAACTTGTACATCGAGTTGAAAACGGTGAAAAACACACTATGTTCGAATTTGGACTTACGGTGCACAGTTATAAGTACACTGGGATAGAGCCGTACGTCAGAGATTACTTGCTTCTTAGTGAAACGTTACAACCATGGCAGAAAGCTTTAGCTTACTTGTCATTGGTTTACTACTATGGTCAAGCATCTGTCCCATGCAAGTTCCTTGCAGGATTTCTGGGACCAGAGGATGCGGATAAAATCCTTAAGTTTGAAGAATTTCCATATGAAATGCAGGAATTCATGGTGAAAGATGTACAAGAAaggaaaaccaacatggtgcgaATTACACATTATTATGTAGCGAAAGAGATACTTGATCAGGTGCTAACTTTCTCTGCAAAGATACAGCGAAGTCCATTTCCACAAATATGCCTAGAAAGCAAAAGACGTCTCGGCAACTTCGCAGTTAATTTCATAAAAGAAGCTGGTGACCTTGTCAAAGAAGAACAGTCTCCAACCATTGTACACATAATGACAAGGACATTTATACTGAGAGACAACAAAGCAGCCGGAGAAAATGAAACACAGACTTCCCACTCGCGCCGTCCAAAGTTTTCTCCTATTTTAGATGATGTTTGCAATCGTCCTCCATACACTGAGCGATTTGATATCTTGAAACAGCTCACAAAGTCGTTTTCAAGCGCTGCACAGTTTAGAGCACATCTTGGCAGACTTTATACAATATGTCGTCCTGAAGAAACGGATAATGCTGAAGAGTGTTTTAAAGGAGCGTTAGATACGATATTTAAAGAATACGAATCCTCGGATGACTTACCACATTACATCAAACTTGATTTGATGCATATATATCACATGTATGGAAACATGATGCTTACTCGAGTAGGCGCTTATACAGGGAAATACCTTGGAGAtcgccccaaaaaaaaaacaccagctGAGGATTTCGAGTCAGCTGCCTACAAATTACTACCAAGTGTAAAACAGGCTTGTTCGCTGTTTGAAAAATGTCGTGACGTTACCCCTATTGGACTCGAGGAAAGCTTTGGGTATATTGGCGAAATCCAAGTCAGACTAATGTTCTGCAGTTTTATACACTATAAGAGTACAGACGGTGTTCATAGATATTCTCATAACAGGCAAACAGAAGTGGCCAATTTTATTAAAGATTGTTACATTACACTGGACGAGCTTTTCCTCCTTTGCTTTAGCAATACTGAGCCAGACAAAATGGACGACGATAGCATTTTTAACTGCCAAAAATGGTATAACGCCCTTTTCAAGAAAATACCAGGAAAGATAGTTCACAAAAGGGAGGAAAGTGTTGCCTCTCGGCGATTGCAAATTGCAAAAATCAAAATGAAGTATTGTACACAAAATGCTTATGGAATTCTTGAACAAGTAACGGATGCAAGTGACATAGATACAATTGTAAATGAATATGAGAAAAACTTCACAGATTATGAAAATGATGCTCCACAGCACAATGTCTCCATTCGAATCATTGATTTAGATCACAGAGAATGGTTATTTGCAATAAGACATCCACGTTTCCGAGAGATGTACAGCATAGAGAGAGTGCTTCAGCGTGTTGAGATTTGGCACGACAAAGTAAAAAGTCCGCATTCAAGATTTTATCTATTTGTGTTGAAGAGTCTACTTGGCTTTGGAAGTTCCAAAACTCCAGGTGATCCTGCAATACTTACGGCAGCCCAGCAGTTGAAAGAAGATGTTCTTCGACAGTCTAAATATGTCACAAAGCCTAGGTATCCAAGAGAATGGCTTGGGATAGACATAGAAAGCATCCGTAGGCTTGCACCAGGGAGAAGGTTCTTTGGAAAAATTGAAGGCAGAGAAGTACATATCCATGGCATCGAACTAGGAAAGCTTGAGACACAGAAAGGAACCATATGTGCTCCTAATAATAAACCTGCAGTTGGTTTCATAGATCTTGACTTAGGTTCAGACAATCGGGTAGAAGTCAAAGTTTTCTTCGTCCCAGCAAGATCTGCAGGAAATCTCAAAGGTACAGCGTACAATAACAAAAGGGTTGAATTTGTTTTAGGGTTCAGTCTTTCGCATGGATACGAAGCATTCAATGTAAAATTACTTGGATATGAAGCTTGTCCTAAATGTATACAAACTGTTGAAAAAAGAAGTTGTGACACAAGTGTTAGATGTCCTAGAtgcaaaattgaatttaaatgcAAAAGTTCTCCAGCTAGTTTATCTGCTGCTCATAGAAACGGGGAACGCAGTGGTTTAAGATAG